In a single window of the Bufo bufo chromosome 5, aBufBuf1.1, whole genome shotgun sequence genome:
- the LOC121002442 gene encoding uncharacterized protein LOC121002442, translating into MPKIPRPLDVERMIVLVQERPCIWDTRSVEYHDRYKKEAAWQEVTQELFLNVWGKTSEKNRHALFEEVKNRWRSCRNQFRKEMVHSCSGSGLPKKRPYMFKEQLMFLRAIMDLRPTEDNLEEDLEEPLEQHSSACEAEGPSSPPPTDVEEGRASSASQATAPPPVEVEAALAGHTRRKRPAQPVDTSVNLQVLEYLNRAHHKDTFDLYAGSLATQFRNLPPERYFRIQSLISIALEAATPPNDPSDLFRACSTSSTDAWTSPPRRRRRHESSSVEERPRDTEPAAGEEEVGGGGHEAVARPVDSNRGRQSQARGSRGARGGRVRVSIS; encoded by the exons ATGCCTAAAATCCCCAGACCACTTGATGTGGAGAGAATGATTGTCCTAGTGcaggagaggccctgcatttGGGACACACGCTCCGTGGAGTACCACGACCGGTACAAAAAGGAAGCTGCCTGGCAGGAGGTTACGCAGGAGCTTTTTTTAAATGTGTGGGGCAAGACGTCCGAAAAGAATCGTCATGCTTTAT TTGAAGAGGTGAAAAACCGATGGCGGAGCTGCAGAAACCAGTTCCGCAAGGAAATGGTACATAGCTGCAGTGGGTCTGGCCTCCCAAAGAAGCGGCCATATATGTTTAAGGAGCAGCTTATGTTCCTGCGTGCCATAATGGATTTGCGTCC AACGGAGGACAACCTTGAGGAGGACTTGGAGGAGCCTTTGGAGCAGCACTCCAGCGCCTGTGAGGCGGAAGGGCCATCCTCGCCACCTCCTACTGATGTTGAAGAAGGGAGAGCATCCAGTGCGTCCCAAGCGACTGCTCCCCCTCCTGTGGAAGTTGAGGCAGCATTGGCAGGCCACACACGCCGAAAGAGACCAGCCCAGCCTGTGGACACCTCAGTAAACCTGCAGGTGCTTGAGTACCTCAATCGTGCTCACCATAAGGACACTTTTGACCTCTACGCAGGGAGTCTGGCCACCCAATTTCGGAATCTGCCTCCAGAACGATACTTTCGTATCCAATCGTTAATCAGTATTGCTCTGGAGGCAGCCACTCCTCCTAATGATCCTTCGGATCTTTTTAGAGCCT gcTCAACATCTTCTACTGATGcctggacctctcctccaagacgTCGGCGCAGACATGAG tcATCATCTGTGGAGGAGAGGCCTCGCGACACAGAGCCTGCTGCTGGAGAGGAGGAAGTTGGTGGTGGAGGACATGAAGcg GTCGCTCGTCCCGTTGACTCCAATAGAGGTCGTCAATCTCAAGCCAGAGGAAGTCGTGGAGCCCGTGGCGGTCGTGTTCGTGTGAGTATTTCATAG